From the Bacillus tuaregi genome, one window contains:
- the rplD gene encoding 50S ribosomal protein L4 codes for MPKVDLFNQNGSKVSEIELNESVFGIEPNQHVLFEAVVMQRASLRQGTHKTKIRSEVAGGGRKPWRQKGTGRARQGSIRSPQWRGGGTVFGPVPRSYSYKLPKKVRRLAIKSALSSKVLDANLMVLESLAFDTPRTKDFKGVLNALSVNSKALIVTADLDENVALSARNLPGVTVLTANGINVLDVLNHDKLIMTKAAVEKVEEVLA; via the coding sequence ATGCCGAAAGTTGATTTATTCAACCAAAACGGTTCAAAAGTAAGTGAAATCGAACTTAATGAATCAGTATTTGGAATTGAACCTAACCAACATGTGCTATTCGAAGCTGTAGTAATGCAAAGAGCATCACTACGTCAAGGTACACATAAAACTAAAATCCGTTCAGAAGTTGCTGGCGGTGGACGTAAACCATGGCGTCAAAAAGGAACTGGACGTGCTCGTCAAGGATCTATCAGATCACCACAATGGCGTGGAGGCGGTACTGTATTTGGACCAGTACCACGTAGCTACAGCTACAAATTACCAAAAAAAGTTCGTCGCTTAGCAATCAAATCTGCGTTATCATCTAAAGTGTTAGATGCTAACCTAATGGTATTAGAAAGTCTTGCTTTCGATACTCCAAGAACAAAAGACTTTAAAGGTGTACTAAATGCACTTTCAGTTAATTCTAAGGCGCTAATTGTTACTGCTGACCTAGATGAGAATGTAGCATTATCTGCTCGCAACCTTCCTGGTGTAACAGTCCTTACAGCTAACGGAATTAATGTATTAGATGTTTTAAATCATGATAAGTTAATCATGACTAAAGCAGCAGTTGAAAAAGTAGAGGAGGTGCTTGCATAA